Sequence from the Priestia megaterium genome:
CTGATATTGAGACGGGTTTTTAGTCGTCAGCCAATTCCCGTTCGCTCCGTCAAAATAGGTTTCTGCTGACTGATCAGCATTTGGAATTACATCTGTTTTGTTAGCAGCTTCAGCAAGAGATCCTGAAGCTGAAAAACAAAGAGCAGCAGAAAAAGTAAGCGCTATCATTTTTCGTTTCACGTTTCGTCCTCCTTATGAAAATACTCATACCTTTTAAGTAAATTCCATAAAAAAGAAAAATGTCCTGTTTTAAAATCAATTTAGAAGAAAGTTTTTTCGTTTGTTACTAAGCTGTTTTTGTCTGACAAACAGGTAAACTGCATCCAATTCTCTAGTTTCTTTTTAGGCTGCTTATATTATAATGAAACAAGGATTAAAAAAGACAGGGTAAAACAATCGATTAAATAAGTATAAAAGAAGGTAAGGGAGTAGGTCTATGAGTAGCTTTAACAGTCAGTTTTTGTATTCCATTACAATTATTCTATTAGGATACATACTAAAACGAACAAACCTTCTTCAGCAAAAAGACGGGGAAGCTTTAGCAAGAATTATTTTTAATATTACAATGCCTTGCTTGATTATTGTCACATTCAGCAGCATTAAAATTGATGGATCGCTTATTTTACTATTAGTTATTGGAATTGTCTATGGCTTGCTGTTAGCTGCGGTAGGAATTTTTGTTTTTCGAAAAGATGAAAGAAAAGTGAAAGGCATGCTGACGATGATGATTCCAGGTTTTAATATTGGAATGTTTGCTTATCCATTAGTAGAAGGCATCTGGGGAAAAGAAGGGCTTAAATATTTTGGTATGTTTGATGTCGGAAATGCCTTTGTTATTTTTGTTTTATGCTACGTGATTGGCAGCTACTACTCAGGGGATGATATTGACATTGAATTTAAAAAGATTTTATATAAAGTATTAAAATCAATGCCCCTTCTTACCTATGTAATCATTTGTCTTCTTGCGATTCTCGGCATTCATTTACCAACATACGTATTAGACGTTTCAGGCATTATCTCGAAAGCTAATATGCCGCTTTCTCTTTTGCTTTTAGGCGTATATTTAAATTTTTCATTCCAAAAAAGCTATTTTAAAAAAATTATTATGTTTTTAAGCATCCGCTACGTGATTGGACTTGGCGTAGGGATTGCGCTGTTTTTCTTGCTTCCGTTTGAAGATATGTTTCGTTATACAATTTTAGTTTGTTTCATTCTACCAGTAGCGGGGTCAGTTTTACCTTACGCAGTAGAATTCAAATACGATCAAAAATTTGTCGGCACCGTGTCAAATATGACGATTCTGCTGAGCTTTTTGCTGCTGTGGGGAATGACAAACATTTTAATGTAAATAACAGAGGACGCTCGCACTTGTGAGCGTCCTTTTTAATGAAAAAAGGATATTCCCAAATAAACAGAGGTAAGCTAGGAGAAGAGAAAATCCATCATACATACAACCTGACGGGAGGAAAAGAAGTGGAGTCCTTAACTTTTGTTTTATTTGGCGCAACGGGTGATTTAGCAAAAAGAAAAATTTTTCCCGCTCTTTATAATTTATTTACAGACAAAAAGCTCCCTGATGCTATTTCTATTATTGGATCGGGGTACGAGCAGCTATCTCTTGCTGATTTTAAAGAGCGTGTAAAGCAATCTATAAACGATTTTTCGAGACGGAAAATGGAAAGTAACGAGGAAGATTTTTTGTCTCTGTTTCATTATCAAGCAGTAGACGCAAGCAAAACAGAAGATTACGAACAGCTGCTAAAGGTTGTGAATGAGCAAGAAACAACTCATGGAAGTAAAGGAAATCGTTTGTTTTATTTGTCCGTAGCACCCGAATACTTCGATGTAATTGCTCTGCATATAAAAAAAAGCGGCTTGGATCAAACCAGCGGCTGGAAGCGTCTTATGATTGAAAAGCCGTTTGGACATGATCTTGTTTCAGCAAGAGAGCTTAATGAAAAGCTAAGCAGTACGTTTAAAGAAGAAGAAATTTATCGAATTGATCATTATTTAGGTAAACCGATGGTGCAAAATTTAGAAGCGCTTGAATTTACGAACCCCGTGCTGCAATCGCTGTGGAATAACAAACACATTGCGAACGTACAAATTACGGCAAGTGAAACAGTCGGTGTTGAAAATCGTGCAGGGTATTATGATCATACGGGGGCCATACGCGACATGATTCAAAATCATATGCTGCAGGTTCTCATGATGACAGCTATGCATCTTCCAAAACGAATTTGCTCAGAAAACATTTTAGAAGAAAAGCAAAAAGTAATGGAGTCACTGAGGGAAATTCAAGCGGAAGAAGTAGCTCGCGATGTTGTACGAGGGCAATACGGAAGCGGAGAAATCGATCACAAATCTGTTAGAGGATACAAAGAAGAGCCTGGCGTAGAAGCAGACTCTAAAAATGATACGTTTGTGGCAGCACGTTTATGGATTGATAATCAATTTTGGACAGGTGTTCCTTTTTATATTCGAACGGGCAAACGAATGAAAGAAAAATCAACTCGTATCGTCGTAGAATTTAAAGATTCTTTAAAAGGTCTGTACGAAACTCCTTATGACAAAGTAGCACCAAACTTATTTATTATTGAAATTAGTCCAAGTGAAAACGTCGCTTTGCAGCTTAACAGCAAAAATCCATTAAAAAATGGTGTTATTGAGCCGGTTCGTATTACGTTCTCAAGAGAAGAAGAAAGTGTACCGGAAGCATATGAACGAATTATTTACGACGCATTAATCGGCGACTCCACGTTTTTTGCTCATTGGAAAGAAGTAGAGCTATCTTGGCAGTGGGTGCAGCCTGTATTAGATGCATTTGAGGCTGACATGCTGCCACTTTATGAATATCCATCGGGTTCACAAGGTCCTGAAGAAGCCCAGAAATTAGTTGAACAAGAAGGCTTTAAGTGGTGGCTCGATGACGATGAGCATGGGGAAGCACCTGGAGTGTTTTTGCCTATTTAAAATTTTAAAAAAGAGGCTAGGACAAATTTTTTTTCGTTGAAGAAAGATCCGAACGATGAATCGAGATTCTTGATGGAGAATCAACTTCGTTCGGATTTTTTCATGTATCCCATTTGTTCGTCTTTGGATTGAATCGATTTAGTTATGTCTCAATCTCTTTTGGTGGTTAATCGTTTTTGTAAATGAACAAGATCATGATGTAAATGTTTTTGCATATGTTCAACAGCTTTTAAACTGCGTTTTTTCATAAAGGTGAACACTTGCTGATGCTCATCTAAAATCTCAGCAGCGCGTCCTTTACCTTTAAAATTAAGCACCCGACAAAAATAAATCAATACATTTACGCTATCGAGCTGTTTTTTTAAATGTTTATTATGACTGTATTGAAGAATCAGCTGATGAAAATGTTCATTTAGTTCAATAAGTCGAGAATCTTCGGCTCCTTGCTTTATTTCCTCAGCGGTTCTGTCTAACAGCTGCTCAATGAAAAGAAGCTCTTCATCAGAAGCGCGAGTAATACACAGCTCAACGGCTAAAGACTCTAAAGCCGTACGAATTTGATAAATTTCTTCTACGTCTTCAGGAGACAGGGAATAAACAATAAAGCCTGTTTTTTGATCTGCAACTAAAAGGCCGTCTTTTTCTAATAAACGCATTGCTTCTCTTATGGGAGAGCGGCTTACCCCAAATGCTTTAGCTAGCTGGGTTTCATTGATTCGCTGACCCGGTTCATACTCACCGTTCACAATCATTTGCTTAATTTTTTCATAAAATTGAAGATAGTATGGTAACGGCTTATGTAAATCAAAATTGTTCATTGATATACCTCGTTTATTTATAATCATTTATTTCCTAATTATAATACGCTTGTTCATAAGAGTCATAATAATTTTGAATTTTTGAAGAGAATAAATATATTCAGAATTTTCTTGATGAAAGCGTTCTTTTTACGTATAATCAAATAGATAATATCAGTCGACGGTCGACCGATAGGTTTTTACATAAAAGACGCAGGGGGATTTTTGATGAAAACGTTAAAAATAGCGAACATACCAGGAGATGGAGTAGGAAAAGAAGTTGTGCCGGAGGCGGTTAGGGTCCTTCGTACGATTGCAGATCTTCACGGGGGATTAAAATTTGAATTTACAGAATTTCCTTGGAGCTGTGATTATTATTTGAAGTACGGACATATGATGCCGGAAGATGGGCTAAAGCAGCTTCAACACTTTGACGGAATTTTTTTAGGAGCCGTAGGAAATTTAAATCTTGTGCCAGATCACGTGTCGCTATGGGGTCTGCTCATTAAGATTCGTCGAGAATTTCAGCAGGTAATTAATATTCGTCCAGCCAAGAGGTTAAAAGGCATTGCATCTCCACTAATGAACCCAAAAGATTTTGATTTAATTGTTGTTCGTGAAAATAGTGAAGGAGAATACAGTGAAGTAGGAGGACGGATTTATCAAGGAGAAGATCAAATTTCTATTCAAAATGCGGTTTTTTCTCGAAAAGGAACAGAACGAGCGATGCGCTACGCATTTGAATTAGCTTCTAAAAGAAAAGCAAAAGTTACAAGCGCAACGAAGTCAAATGGAATTGTTCATTCCATGCCGTTTTGGGACGAAGTGTTTCAAGATGTCGCAAAGAGTTATCCTCATATTGAAACAGACTCACAGCACATCGATGCGCTGGCGGCTTTTTTCGTCACAAATCCAAGTCGTTTTGATGTAATTGTGGCAAGCAATTTATTTGGAGATATTTTAACAGATATCGGAGCTGCTATTATGGGGAGTATTGGGGTTGCTCCTGCTGCAAATATTAATGTAAACGGAAAATATCCTTCGATGTTTGAACCCGTGCACGGATCCGCTCCTGATATTGTTGGAAAAGGAATAGCAAACCCAATCGGACAGATTTGGACAGCCAAAATGATGTTGGATCATTTTGGTGAACAAGAATTAGGCACTCATTTGTTAGAAGTTATTGAACAAGTGACGGAATCGGGCATCATTACACCAGATGTTGGAGGCAGCGCAACTACTAGTGAAATAACGGATCAAATTATTTCTCATTTAAAGAAGTGAAGGCTTTAAAAGAGGCTAGGATAAAAGTAATTTAGTTGAAGGAAAGAGGCTGGGACAAAAGGACGTTAGAAGAAGCTAGAAACGAACTATTAATCAATATTTTTGATTAATAGTTCGTTTTTCATTGTGATCGTGAATGTAGGTTTCATTTATCCATTGGTTTCTATAGGAAAATAAAATCGATAAATACATGTTGACACTTACATATATGAACACTATAATAGTTTGAGTTGAGATAATTCGTATACATATTATTTCTAGACTATGTTTTAGTTTGTGTTAATAAAAAGATACGAATGAAAAGATAAAAGGAGGAAAATCATGCAGAAATCGAAATTATGGACAAAAGATTTTCTAGCGGTCTCACTGACCAGCTTTTTTGTTTTTGTCATTTTTTATATGTTAACTGTCACATTGCCGCTGTTTGCAACGGATGAACTTCATGCAAGTAAGCAAAGCCTAGGCTTAATTGTGACAATCTTTTTAGTGTCCGGTATTGTGTTCAGGCCGCTAGCCGGTAAGTGGATGACAACATTAGGACAAAAGAAAGTACTATTAATAGGTGTCTTTATCTTTTTAATTGGTTCTATTTTATATATGAATATTCACTCATTATCTGCGCTGCTGCTGCTGCGTGTGCTTCATGGTATTGGTTTTGGAATGAGCACAACTGCTACAGGAGCAATTGTTGCAAATGTAATCCCAGAACAGAGAAAAGGAGAAGGGATGGGGTACTATGCGACGTTTATGAACTTAGCGATGGTAGTAGGTCCGTTTGTAGGCTTAACGTTAACAAATACTTTGAGTCATACAGCGGTCTTTACCGTTGCGGTTGTATCTTCTGTTTTAGCAGTATTATGTAGTCTAGTACTTCGTGTACCTGAGGTGCAGCCAGCTTCTTCTGCAACAAATGAAATACAGCCAG
This genomic interval carries:
- the zwf gene encoding glucose-6-phosphate dehydrogenase, coding for MESLTFVLFGATGDLAKRKIFPALYNLFTDKKLPDAISIIGSGYEQLSLADFKERVKQSINDFSRRKMESNEEDFLSLFHYQAVDASKTEDYEQLLKVVNEQETTHGSKGNRLFYLSVAPEYFDVIALHIKKSGLDQTSGWKRLMIEKPFGHDLVSARELNEKLSSTFKEEEIYRIDHYLGKPMVQNLEALEFTNPVLQSLWNNKHIANVQITASETVGVENRAGYYDHTGAIRDMIQNHMLQVLMMTAMHLPKRICSENILEEKQKVMESLREIQAEEVARDVVRGQYGSGEIDHKSVRGYKEEPGVEADSKNDTFVAARLWIDNQFWTGVPFYIRTGKRMKEKSTRIVVEFKDSLKGLYETPYDKVAPNLFIIEISPSENVALQLNSKNPLKNGVIEPVRITFSREEESVPEAYERIIYDALIGDSTFFAHWKEVELSWQWVQPVLDAFEADMLPLYEYPSGSQGPEEAQKLVEQEGFKWWLDDDEHGEAPGVFLPI
- a CDS encoding GntR family transcriptional regulator produces the protein MNNFDLHKPLPYYLQFYEKIKQMIVNGEYEPGQRINETQLAKAFGVSRSPIREAMRLLEKDGLLVADQKTGFIVYSLSPEDVEEIYQIRTALESLAVELCITRASDEELLFIEQLLDRTAEEIKQGAEDSRLIELNEHFHQLILQYSHNKHLKKQLDSVNVLIYFCRVLNFKGKGRAAEILDEHQQVFTFMKKRSLKAVEHMQKHLHHDLVHLQKRLTTKRD
- a CDS encoding tartrate dehydrogenase, which translates into the protein MKTLKIANIPGDGVGKEVVPEAVRVLRTIADLHGGLKFEFTEFPWSCDYYLKYGHMMPEDGLKQLQHFDGIFLGAVGNLNLVPDHVSLWGLLIKIRREFQQVINIRPAKRLKGIASPLMNPKDFDLIVVRENSEGEYSEVGGRIYQGEDQISIQNAVFSRKGTERAMRYAFELASKRKAKVTSATKSNGIVHSMPFWDEVFQDVAKSYPHIETDSQHIDALAAFFVTNPSRFDVIVASNLFGDILTDIGAAIMGSIGVAPAANINVNGKYPSMFEPVHGSAPDIVGKGIANPIGQIWTAKMMLDHFGEQELGTHLLEVIEQVTESGIITPDVGGSATTSEITDQIISHLKK
- a CDS encoding AEC family transporter — translated: MSSFNSQFLYSITIILLGYILKRTNLLQQKDGEALARIIFNITMPCLIIVTFSSIKIDGSLILLLVIGIVYGLLLAAVGIFVFRKDERKVKGMLTMMIPGFNIGMFAYPLVEGIWGKEGLKYFGMFDVGNAFVIFVLCYVIGSYYSGDDIDIEFKKILYKVLKSMPLLTYVIICLLAILGIHLPTYVLDVSGIISKANMPLSLLLLGVYLNFSFQKSYFKKIIMFLSIRYVIGLGVGIALFFLLPFEDMFRYTILVCFILPVAGSVLPYAVEFKYDQKFVGTVSNMTILLSFLLLWGMTNILM